In one Aricia agestis chromosome 21, ilAriAges1.1, whole genome shotgun sequence genomic region, the following are encoded:
- the LOC121737810 gene encoding transcription factor BTF3 homolog 4, with the protein MNTEKLKKLQSQVRIGGKGTPRRKKKVVHATAATDDKKLQSSLKKLSVNTIPGIEEVNMIKEDGTVIHFNNPKAQASLAANTFAITGHGENKQIAEMLPGILSQLGPDGLNQLKKIASSVAPPKPLEEDDDVPNLVGNFEEAAKQEAKEVVSDDKDKKEETKAVDKKVD; encoded by the coding sequence ATGAACACGGAAAAGTTGAAGAAACTACAATCACAAGTGCGCATAGGCGGCAAGGGCACCCCGAGGCGTAAGAAGAAGGTGGTCCACGCGACGGCCGCGACCGACGATAAGAAACTGCAGTCCTCCCTCAAGAAGCTCTCAGTGAACACGATCCCTGGGATAGAGGAGGTAAATATGATCAAAGAGGACGGCACGGTGATACACTTCAACAACCCCAAAGCGCAGGCCTCGCTCGCCGCGAACACTTTCGCGATCACGGGGCACGGGGAGAACAAACAGATCGCCGAGATGCTGCCCGGCATCCTCAGTCAGCTCGGGCCCGACGGCCTCAACCAGCTGAAAAAGATCGCCTCGAGCGTGGCCCCCCCTAAGCCCCTTGAGGAGGACGACGACGTTCCCAATCTCGTCGGGAACTTCGAAGAAGCCGCGAAACAGGAGGCCAAGGAGGTAGTCTCAGACGACAAGGACAAAAAGGAGGAAACCAAAGCCGTGGACAAGAAAGTCGACTAA